Proteins from one Spirochaetota bacterium genomic window:
- a CDS encoding Gfo/Idh/MocA family oxidoreductase, with protein MNMVNIAVIGSGIIGKVHAWAAAKSGKSKLVACVDTDRPRAEALAKEYGGNAECDYRRVLDDKNVHAVSIGTPHFEHAQMYFDAIAAGKHVICEKPLTTTPENLYTMIDISKARRDLVITGVFQHRFSPITRAIQKRIADGAIGKITSGSVDFECTRTREYYGSDAWRGKWKFEGGGMLINQAIHTIDSLSLFFGRPVAVDARVERRRMDTIEVEDYADGVFEYPGGVKLKFHAENVPGNKWGADVHINGEKGSIAYDSAASHKVNKLETPDSGFRRALDEAEKEEAALFAKTPGKAEYGSFHDLQFLDFIEAILEDRRPRFEIADVSIANEIVLAMYHSTATGKRVALPIGETYRQPLLEIKK; from the coding sequence ATGAATATGGTCAATATCGCAGTGATAGGCTCCGGCATCATCGGCAAGGTGCATGCATGGGCGGCGGCGAAAAGCGGGAAGTCGAAGCTCGTCGCCTGCGTGGACACCGATCGCCCCCGCGCCGAAGCGCTCGCGAAGGAGTACGGCGGTAATGCGGAATGCGATTATCGCCGCGTACTCGACGACAAGAACGTGCATGCCGTTTCCATCGGTACGCCGCATTTCGAGCATGCGCAGATGTACTTCGATGCGATAGCTGCCGGGAAGCATGTCATCTGCGAGAAGCCGCTCACCACGACGCCGGAGAATCTCTATACGATGATAGATATCTCCAAGGCACGGCGCGACCTTGTGATAACCGGCGTGTTCCAGCACCGCTTCTCGCCGATAACCCGCGCGATACAGAAGCGTATTGCCGACGGCGCCATCGGAAAAATAACCAGCGGCTCTGTGGACTTCGAGTGCACGCGGACGCGCGAGTATTATGGTTCGGATGCCTGGCGCGGCAAGTGGAAATTCGAGGGCGGCGGCATGCTGATAAATCAGGCGATACATACCATCGATTCGCTCTCGCTTTTTTTTGGAAGGCCCGTCGCTGTCGATGCCCGCGTTGAACGCCGACGCATGGATACGATAGAGGTGGAGGACTATGCCGACGGCGTGTTCGAATATCCGGGCGGGGTGAAGCTGAAATTCCACGCGGAGAACGTTCCCGGCAACAAATGGGGCGCGGATGTCCATATCAATGGGGAGAAAGGCTCTATCGCCTATGATTCTGCGGCAAGCCACAAAGTGAACAAGCTCGAAACGCCGGACAGCGGTTTTCGCCGCGCGCTGGATGAAGCGGAAAAGGAGGAGGCGGCCCTCTTCGCAAAAACACCGGGCAAAGCCGAATACGGCTCGTTCCATGACCTGCAATTCCTCGACTTTATCGAGGCGATACTTGAAGATCGCCGGCCCCGCTTCGAGATAGCGGATGTGTCTATCGCGAATGAAATAGTGCTGGCGATGTATCATTCGACTGCGACGGGAAAACGTGTCGCGCTGCCGATAGGCGAAACGTATCGTCAGCCGCTGCTCGAGATAAAGAAATAG